A single Lactuca sativa cultivar Salinas chromosome 8, Lsat_Salinas_v11, whole genome shotgun sequence DNA region contains:
- the LOC111880293 gene encoding formin-like protein 6 has protein sequence MALLRKLLSKKQPDGLVGVYERLYVFDSCFRIKTWEQEEYKAYVGNIISKFQETYPESSVMIFNFREGDAASKIHQFLSQYFITIMDYPRHYESCPLLSVEVIHHFLKSTESWLSLGQQNIALMHCEVGGWPVLAFMSAALLLYRKQYTAANRALEMVYKQAPPDVSPQLMSRLNSLASQLRYLQYVLKRNAEEQWPPADKPLTLVCVMMRMIPDFDGKGGCCPIFRIYGRDPLLLVDKSSKLLFSTPRRSKNVCSYNQAESELVKIDINCHIQGDIVLECLNLHDDDMAKDDIMYQAMFNTAFIKSNTLVLNRDEIDVSWDIKDQFSKDFKAELLFTEMDATASTVPVDLSCFEEEGLPMEAFAKVQDMFSSVDWLVPKSDAALNRLHNMALSDIVNEMLGIQSTESSNLLQTLPKRNQGKDGPTVSHTKSKSSFLGDEKTSSGIVGPRSVSLPRHLPSSKQLQASLDGGAKAFSSFKSMSPHIILTCTHPSVSDKLDTRLNDGGTSSLPSSVPASSPLPGQPQPAQPAPQQGDGGGEAPPGGGGGGPPPAPPPAPPAPPAPPAPPAPPVPPPPQAKPAAPPPGPPPPPPNKSGPPPPPPPVNGNKEGAPGPPPPPPGSKGGGVAAPSPPPPLNKPRALSRTTAVKTQPGKKLKPLHWSKINRVGQGSLWAEAEKSGEAARAPEIDMSELETLFSASNPNSDKATKAKSKAANKPEKVQLIDHRRAYNCEIMLSKVKAPLHELMEHVLNLDELAMDVDQVDNLIKFCPTKEEMELLKGYKGEPEMLGKCEQFFLELMKVPRSEAKLVVFSYKIQFSEQVSELNDSLKVVYLSVEQIRSSVKLRRVMQTILSLGNALNQGTTRGAAVGFRLDSLLKLNETRARNNKMTLMHYLCKVLADKLPELLDFSKELGSLEPASKLQLKILAEEMQAITKGLEKVVQEKKLCKKDGHVSKKFRKSLKKFLASAEPNVKELASLFSKLGKSVDALIIYFGEDPAKCPYEKVVDTLLKFVRMFNQAHDENCKQIEAEKIAEKKAAQKAAEQERLKAAEKDKLRAEEKEKSKVQNHSKMESELIRNKTPIESAE, from the exons ATGGCGTTGTTACGGAAATTGTTATCCAAGAAGCAGCCTGATGGACTTGTCGGTGTCTATGAGAGACTCTACG TCTTTGACTCCTGTTTCAGAATTAAAACTTGGGAACAAGAAGAATACAAAGCATACGTGGGCAACATCATAAGTAAATTTCAAGAAACTTACCCTGAATCTTCAGTCATGATTTTCAATTTTCGGGAGGGAGATGCAGCAAGCAAGATCCACCAATTTCTATCACAATACTTTATTACTATAATGGACTACCCTCGGCACTATGAAAGTTGCCCATTGCTCTCAGTGGAGGTGATCCACCATTTTCTTAAATCAACTGAAAGCTGGCTCTCACTTGGACAACAAAACATTGCGCTAATGCACTGTGAGGTTGGTGGTTGGCCAGTTTTGGCTTTCATGTCGGCTGCTCTTCTACTTTACAGAAAACAATACACTGCTGCAAATAGGGCCCTGGAGATGGTTTATAAGCAGGCCCCACCTGATGTGTCACCACAGCTGATGTCACGATTGAATTCGTTAGCTTCTCAGTTGAGGTACTTACAGTATGTGTTAAAGAGAAATGCTGAAGAGCAATGGCCTCCAGCAGACAAACCACTCACATTAGTTTGTGTGATGATGAGAATGATTCCTGATTTTGATGGAAAAGGGGGTTGTTGTCCTATATTTAGAATTTATGGGCGTGATCCTTTGTTACTTGTTGATAAAAGTTCTAAACTTCTTTTTTCAACCCCAAGGAGGAGTAAAAATGTCTGCTCATATAATCAG GCAGAAAGTGAACTGGTCAAAATAGATATTAATTGTCATATTCAAGGTGACATTGTGCTGGAGTGTCTTAACTTGCATGATGATGACATGGCAAAGGATGATATTATGTATCAGGCCATGTTCAACACAGCGTTCATCAAGTCAAATACTTTAGTGCTTAATCGTGATGAAATCGATGTATCTTGGGACATTAAGGATCAATTTTCTAAAGACTTTAAAGCTGAG CTTCTTTTCACCGAAATGGACGCTACAGCTTCTACGGTTCCAGTAGATTTGTCTTGTTTTGAAGAAGAGGGGCTACCAATGGAAGCATTTGCAAAGGTTCAAGATATGTTTAGTAGTGTGGATTGGCTTGTACCTAAAAGTGATGCGGCTTTGAATAGGCTACATAATATGGCTTTATCTGATATTGTTAATGAAATGTTGGGGATTCAAAGCACTGAATCTAGTAATCTACTTCAAACACTTCCTAAAAGGAATCAAGGCAAAGACGGACCTACAGTATCTCATACAAAGTCAAAGAGTTCATTTCTCGGTGATGAGAAGACTTCATCTGGTATTGTGGGGCCTAGAAGTGTTTCGCTTCCTAGACACTTACCATCATCAAAACAGTTACAAGCATCATTGGATGGTGGTGCAAAAGCTTTTTCTTCTTTTAAATCCATGTCACCTCATATAATCTTGACATGTACACATCCTTCTGTTTCTGACAAACTCGATACACGTTTGAATGATGGTGGGACATCTTCCTTGCCTTCTTCTGTCCCAGCTTCCAGCCCACTACCTGGGCAGCCTCAACCAGCCCAACCTGCTCCTCAACAGGGAGATGGAGGTGGTGAAGCTCCTcccggtggtggtggaggaggaccTCCACCAGCACCACCACCAGCACCACCAGCACCACCAGCACCACCAGCGCCACCAGCGCCACCAGTGCCACCCCCACCCCAAGCAAAACCAGCAGCCCCACCACCaggcccaccaccaccaccaccaaataAATCAGgtccaccaccaccgcctcctcCAGTTAATGGAAACAAAGAAGGTGCTCCaggtccaccaccaccacctccaggTTCAAAAGGAGGCGGTGTAGCTGCTCCATCTCCACCACCTCCGTTAAATAAACCACGTGCTCTATCAAGGACAACTGCTGTGAAAACTCAACCAGGAAAAAAGCTGAAGCCTTTACATTGGTCAAAAATAAATAGAGTAGGACAAGGAAGCTTGTGGGCTGAAGCAGAAAAATCTGGTGAAGCGGCAag GGCACCAGAGATTGATATGTCTGAACTTGAAACACTCTTCTCAGCATCAAATCCAAATTCTGACAAGGCCACAAAAGCAAAATCCAAAGCAGCTAATAAACCTGAAAAAGTGCAACTG ATTGACCATAGGCGGGCATATAACTGTGAAATCATGCTTTCAAAGGTGAAGGCACCATTGCATGAATTGATG GAACATGTCCTTAATTTGGATGAGTTAGCAATGGATGTTGATCAGGTGGATAACCTTATAAAGTTCTGTCCTACCAAGGAGGAGATGGAACTACTTAAG GGCTATAAAGGAGAACCTGAGATGTTGGGCAAATGTGAACAG TTCTTCTTAGAGCTAATGAAAGTTCCACGTTCAGAAGCGAAGCTTGTAGTTTTTTCATATAAGATACAGTTTAGTGAACAG GTTTCAGAACTTAACGATAGCCTAAAAGTTGTATATTTATCAGTAGAACAG ATTAGGAGTTCTGTAAAGTTGAGAAGAGTCATGCAGACAATTCTTTCTCTTGGGAATGCTTTGAACCAAGGAACTACAAGAG GTGCTGCTGTTGGGTTCAGATTGGACAGCCTCTTAAAACTTAACGAAACGCGTGCCAGGAACAATAAAATGACTCTCATGCATTATCTTTGTAAA GTGCTTGCAGACAAACTGCCTGAACTTTTGGATTTTTCCAAGGAACTTGGCAGCTTGGAACCTGCATCAAAG TTACAACTAAAAATCTTGGCAGAAGAGATGCAAGCGATTACAAAAGGACTAGAGAAAGTAGTCCAAGAAAAGAAGTTGTGTAAAAAAGATGGACATGTGTCTAAAAAATTTCGGAAG TCTCTGAAAAAGTTTCTGGCTTCTGCTGAACCTAATGTGAAGGAACTCGCCTCACTTTTCTCAAAGTTG GGTAAAAGTGTGGATGCTTTAATTATTTACTTCGGAGAAGACCCTGCCAAATGCCCATATGAAAAAG TTGTTGACACTTTGCTTAAGTTTGTGAGAATGTTTAATCAAGCTCATGATGAAAACTGCAAGCAAATTGAGGCCGAGAAGATTGCAGAAAAGAAGGCTGCACAGAAAGCAGCCGAACAAGAAAGATTAAAGGCAGCTGAAAAAGATAAGTTGAGagcagaagaaaaagaaaagtcaAAAGTACAAAATCATTCCAAAATGGAGTCAGAACTAATAAGAAATAAAACTCCTATAGAAAGTGCcgaataa